A window of the Isosphaera pallida ATCC 43644 genome harbors these coding sequences:
- a CDS encoding MotA/TolQ/ExbB proton channel family protein → MRSTGIAIGTGWATVLVWGGTLLSAALLPNPARAASVAQVPSPADAMIGALQSEPLLQDGDRSTFEPAVKEEQDQFELGTLPPLPDDAPADLVRQDELTTPEAHADSGHDGEPPSADQPVGQGGRSAVDQADMGPSAEAGWWGMGFDPRTIDWATLPALAAERFQATRVWFARWQTETPLGIRLCWGGLAACGLFAFLIIVERTWATRSRRVLGGDFIKTFQTTLLAEPPLNRDRALELCRTRPSAAAQVALAALQRWGRPTADVERGVAIAIRQERDRLKRNLGTLRRITVLAPLIGLLGGLLIANEVLHATPEDGVVAFRELTRSLTPLVVGVIMAIVILVILDSKVTKVERLIGSLERLGMQVADAVATATREGTTGEPIPVKISKIVPPRNARGLRIEIPEDLVKQAGQARSASHRNGSS, encoded by the coding sequence ATGCGATCGACTGGGATTGCGATCGGAACCGGCTGGGCGACCGTCTTGGTTTGGGGGGGGACACTTCTCAGCGCGGCCCTGCTTCCCAACCCAGCCCGCGCTGCGAGCGTCGCTCAGGTGCCATCCCCCGCGGATGCAATGATCGGAGCCCTTCAATCTGAACCTCTCCTCCAAGACGGAGATCGCTCGACGTTTGAGCCTGCCGTCAAAGAGGAGCAGGATCAGTTTGAGCTCGGAACCTTGCCCCCCCTGCCCGACGACGCTCCCGCCGACCTGGTCAGACAAGACGAGCTGACAACCCCCGAGGCCCACGCCGATTCCGGCCACGATGGAGAGCCTCCCTCCGCCGACCAACCCGTCGGCCAGGGCGGACGGTCGGCCGTTGATCAAGCCGACATGGGGCCATCGGCCGAGGCCGGCTGGTGGGGAATGGGCTTCGACCCGCGGACCATCGACTGGGCCACTCTGCCCGCGCTCGCCGCGGAGCGGTTCCAAGCAACCCGCGTATGGTTCGCACGCTGGCAGACCGAAACCCCCCTGGGCATTCGCCTTTGCTGGGGCGGGCTGGCCGCCTGCGGACTATTCGCCTTCCTCATCATCGTGGAACGCACCTGGGCGACTCGATCCCGACGAGTCTTGGGCGGCGACTTCATCAAAACGTTCCAGACTACGCTGCTGGCAGAACCTCCTTTGAACCGCGACCGCGCCTTGGAACTCTGCCGAACACGCCCAAGCGCCGCGGCCCAGGTGGCCCTGGCCGCCTTGCAACGTTGGGGACGCCCCACCGCCGACGTAGAGCGCGGGGTGGCGATCGCAATACGTCAGGAGCGGGACCGCCTCAAGCGCAACCTAGGCACCCTGCGGCGAATCACCGTGTTGGCCCCCCTGATCGGCCTGCTCGGCGGACTCCTCATCGCCAACGAGGTGCTGCACGCCACCCCCGAAGACGGCGTGGTGGCGTTCCGGGAACTCACTCGGTCGTTGACCCCTCTGGTCGTCGGTGTCATCATGGCGATTGTCATCCTGGTCATTCTTGACTCCAAAGTCACCAAGGTCGAGCGTCTGATCGGGTCGCTGGAACGCCTGGGGATGCAAGTCGCTGACGCGGTTGCCACCGCGACCCGCGAAGGCACGACCGGCGAGCCGATCCCTGTTAAGATCAGCAAGATCGTCCCACCACGCAACGCGCGGGGGCTACGCATCGAAATCCCTGAAGACCTTGTCAAACAAGCCGGTCAAGCCCGCTCCGCCAGCCACCGCAACGGCTCGTCCTAA